One Primulina eburnea isolate SZY01 chromosome 4, ASM2296580v1, whole genome shotgun sequence genomic window, ccattctatgtatcaacaattgatcatgagaatgtcagaagtcatatttctgattaaacccatcgaaccatggtaagagcgtctagtagcatcgccccatgattccctcggtatcactgatagtgcctgcaataaTCAGacaattatgattagcgtacagtacggtctcttcatctcatatatcccgacagaaactgcaaccattggttcatcgagagttgcatattaattcgataactatgtgataaatataaatagtggcatcgcatgtaccattggagaactccttctctaatgtacatctcatactctggccagatattccacgcactattatttcattagatcacataggatatccacacccgtaggtgagcggtgaatccccgactacaatgcactggctcctatgtgtcgcaactatacccaaccttgccacctgatgactctcctggagccggtaaacgagtcaaagcacagccctagcatatagagcctcagtgttgtcccgggtcgtaaggactaatggtgcacaatcataaccacggacttatcatctcgatgaatgataaccacttgaaaagtccgagggagagttgttcggtataatcatcatatgactacccatcacaacatcacagatgctagtctcgagctcaagtggtctttatctttattttaggcggctgtatcgactaggaacgaatttagaataagcagtgtttacaaatgagttttaacatcgaattacgatttatttgtattacagcataatcaaggactttatctatgctgattgcatggatatacagataaagtaaaacgaaaccattaaaaagtaaattatattaaaataaaaattgtttattacatttgagtcaataaatttctcAGCCATTTGTTCCacgtgttagagtagatgccctgtaaGCCAACAATTGGTttacagggcatctactctaacacgtGGACCAAATCGCGAACATTGGCCATTTTTCCGATGTATTGCTCTGGCAAGCGATGTAGAAAGAGTCGGCCGGACGTTGGCTGTCCGTCTGTGGGTCCAATTACCAAAGTTGGGTTCCATACGATGGTCTCCATGAGTCATTTGAAAGTCAGAGTTTTTGTCTCATTTTGTATGAATGCCGAAAATTGCacaaaatttaataattcaaatgtaagaatttattcatgttttaaaattaataatatgatattgaaTGCAGAAAAACAGATCGATTGAATATGAAGAATACTTTGAACATctcttttgaatttattctataTTTGAGAGTCTTCTAAGCACTTCAAACCTTACAATTGATAGTGTTGTGTAACTTTTAGTGTTATACTTAAGGACCCCAAACCTGACTATTTATAGAAAACTCGTACATGATCGACGAAGTTTGAATTATGTCTGGCTTATTATGATgagatattttaaatttcaaaagaTGATAAACTTGTCAATATAAAATTATCAagatataattttataaagacAGATTTTTACAAATCTAAATCCCTACGAATCAATGACCAGCAGGTAAGATAAAATTTGTGCACAGCAACTTGGGAAAAAACTAAGATAATTAATGATACAAATTAAAGGAAAAACTATATTACGTTAATTGTCTCACATCAGTTGGATAAATAACATGAGAGTTGTATATacgggcttggacaatcctcccccttgagctagcttttcggtttgagttaggtccaagcctcaatcttaacatggtatcagagtccGGATTTcatcgttatgtgttggactatAATTAGgacacccgttctgcccataattgggtcatttgtaaaatACACGCTCCAAATGTTCATTCatgggcgtgagaggggtgtgttaattgtcccacatcggttggataaataacttgggagttgtatatatgggcttggagctccagatgttcattcatgGATGTGAGAGgagtgtgttaattgtcccacatcggttggataaataacctgggAGTTTTATATATGGGCTTGAACAATCCTTCCCCCTTGAACTACTTTTGGGTTTGAGTTAGATCAAAGTCTCGATCTTAACAtattcatatattattttttggtATAGAGCATCAAAACCATTCAAATTCCTCTTATTTACTCAGGAAAGAAAGATGATAATAGATCTCGAACTATCATAGTCGTCACTCTTGTTTCAATTGCTGCAAGTTTAACCCTAGCTGCTTGTTCTGGTATCTTGGTAATGAAGTGGAAAAAGAAGAAGTCGAAGGAAGAACTTGAGAGTAAgttcattttatttcttttaccaAAGTTCTCCTGCAAGGTTTTGGTACCAACTTAGatgaaaaatgttttctttGGCTGTGTAGTCGTACAGGAGATTAGCTCTAGTACGGAATCTCTGCATTACGATTTTGGCAAAATCAAAGCTGCAACAGATGATTTTTCTGATGCTAAAAAGCTGGGGAAAGGTGGATTCGGGAATGTTTACTTGGTAATTGAAAAGATTTATTTCTCTCTGTTtgtaaacatcaaaatatagggaaaatggcaaaaaaaaaaaaaaaaaaaaattcctttaATTTGGtctatttttgttttaatcATGTAAATAGTAAAGATTGATTGTCCTCCAataagttaattttttttttttttggtcatTTTCAGCACATTGTTGCTTGACATGATATGCTGTTGATGTGATATCTAAAAATTACAGACATGTCGACAAAAATGTAATTGACATGTCCGATACGATGTTAGCACTTGGATGGAAACGAAACTTTGACTACTTACGTGACAAAAAGCCAACACTAGCCAATTTACtatactattttaaaatttgcccAAAATATATATCAAGAACTTGAAATTTTGAACACACCCCCTGTGAATAAATTTCAGGGAAACCTTCCAGATGGTCAAGAACTAGCAGTGAAGAGGTTGTCCTGGGATTCTAAACAAGGTGACGTGGAATTCAAGAATGAGGTATTGTTAATGGCAAAGCTTCAGCATAGGAATCTTGTTAGACTCATGGGTTTCTCCATTCAAGGGAGGGAGAAGCTTCTAGTGTATGAGTTCGTTAAAAATGCAAGTCTCGACAGATTTATATTTGGTACACCTTAGCTTTTTTGTCTCCCTGAATACTTTATTTTTGTTTGTTTCATGTTCTTCAACATAAGCTTGATTATGCACATGACATATGTATAGACCCAGTAAAACGTTCAGATTTGGGATGGGATCAGCGTTACAAAATCATAATGGGCATCGCCAAGGGACTTCTCTACTTGCACGAAGAATCTAGACTCAAAATAATTCACCGTGATCTCAAAGCTAGTAAAGTACTTTTGGATGGAGATATGAACCCGAAAATTGCAGATTTTGGCTTGGCAAGGTTGTTTCTGTCTGATGAAACGGAAGGCAATACCAGCAAGATTGTTGGAACTTAGTATGTCATTTTGAGACAATataattcaaaagaaaaataattatcCTCTCTTTTTTTCGTGTCTTTCTTTATTTATCCCGCATCTTAATGTTGTAGTGGATACATGGCACCTGAGTATGCAATGCATGGGGAATTTTCTGTTAAGTCGGACGTATTTAGCTTCGGTGTGCTAGTCCTGGAAATAATGCGGGGTCAAAAAAATAACTCCATTCGGAATGGAGAGAATATAGAAGTACCTCTTAAGCTCGGTGAGTAGGGACACATACTGTCACCAAGCCTGGAgaattgcatatttttcatgttcatttttttttgtaCTTAAGAATTCAAATCTCTTACAGGCATGGAAGCATTGGAGAAAAGGTACAACTGCGGACATGATAGATCCCGTGCTGAGAACCAGTTGTGGTATTGTGGATGACATGTTGAAATGCATCCACATTGCTTTCTTATCTGTGCAAGAAAACCCTGCACAAAGACCAACAATGGCTGCCAGTTATTCAAATGATCAGCaatccaaattttagtttgcCACTGCCATCACAACCTGCATTTTTTGTTCCCACTTCTAGTGATTTGGACAATGCAACACTCTTGCGAGGGTACACCTCCAAAGATTCCGAGTCTACCAAATCATATTCCGACAACATACCCGATCAACCTACTCATTTATCCAAAAATGATCTTTCATTCACTGAGTTACATCCACGATGATGGCCAGAGTCGGATTGGGAAGAGGGAAGGTAGTGGACAAcaatgcatgcatgcaaattgCAATGGTAATTTGAATGTTTTCATTTTCCTTTCAAAAGATACATATAAATAAGGTAAAGCAATTTATGAGTAGGTCTACTTTTTATTTTCCACTTTCCATTGAACATAGATTTACGCACTGGTTTGAGAattgtaaagaaaataaaatgtattttttgcTTCATTCTTGTAACAAAATTATCATCATATCATCAATCACAATACACAAACTCCTACCCCGACTTAAAATCACACCAAATTTGAAATACTATAATCCTAATTGATGAAACTCATCATCGATATAACACGAATCTCGTCTATATCCTTATTCGTTAGCTAGCTCAGAACCAAGAACACTTTTAAAGGCTGCAATTATTTCATTGTTGCTAACGATTACACAACCACAAATATATTAATAATCTCAAAATCTTTGTATATACAACAATGTACATCgcttaaattttattaaaaacaaatatgaCATCAAATAGAATTAGAAAAGAATGTTcattaaaatatcaaaaaacaCGTTCTACAATTGGTTTTCTAGATACCTTCTCTAACAATTTTTGTAGCGCactgaaaatttaaaggtctacGTAAACCACGTGCatatgcaagttattaaatttctttggtattttattaaattattttaaggcattaaatgcatgtttttttcattaatttgtgttttaattcatggtttatttaaagttcatgcataaagatttttaagttgcagttcgcactcgaacgaggaacggagaccggagtaTTATCAGAAAAATtgttttattatatgattaaattttattaatttatttaaggtGTTTTTAAGTGCGTTTTGcaaaaatgggattttattgggtattttcacccgcataattttatttttatccggTACGCAAATTCTATCGAATCAGGAGACTTTTTGagagttcggctaatattttcaaaatctttccaacacgaaatattttacgggagtgtgtttggatttaatgagcttacttttaagcttattgggctaAAACTCTTTTAAGCTTTTAATTAAACCAATTAGGGCTCATTAACtagttttttattatataattaagcaCCCAAATCATtctttaacctaaacctaagaCATCTAGCCGACACCTCCCCTCTCCCTCAGCTTTTCCTCACGGTTTTCGGAGCATTTCATCGAGGAAGCCTTCGGTGGTCAATTattcttgcaaagaaattcattCGGTGTCTCCCTCTTCTTGTTTTGTTCATCAATCATCATCAGGCATGCTTTGTAAAATCATTCTCGCATCATTCACGTTATATTACTGATATATAGGTACGTATGCATGCAAAACCTTCGATCCAGCCATGTACTTGAATTATATGTTTGGTTTGCATGTGTTCATGCTATTCTTTGATCGGTACTCACGTTTTGCTGATAtgtggtgcaaggggctgcttgtttaaggagtttggtaagcttcgggtcaattttataCGTCCAGGGGTGAAACAataattttcgggtttccaGGGTCAAAATGGACATTTTGCAACCGAGATGAGATTTTGGTCAagacagcgccctgagcacaaatttacgatatttttaaaatgtttatgcatcatgtttacgattttacgcaattatgagaaatacgttgcatgcttggttttaaggaaaaaagTTACGtacatgcatgtttttattaagtggtgaatatgatgTTATTTCTGAAGGATGGgatttggttgtgactaacgatgacatgagatatgatgagttgaggccaaggctcagtggatgggtaatgttgtcgctgatgtccccgtcgcccggtaccgtggttatacgtagatggatccatcgatagagctgatacaaaagtcacaactaatgaactgaattcaattaaaaagaaaatgtttatgtatacgatgatatgaaatgacatgctttgacacgacatgattttacacgagacgtttatgttcatgttttAAGTTCACGAAagttatgttgagtatgatatttttcactgttgtgtgcctGTATATGTATTCGTTATTCCtggtacatgtgtgttgagtctttagactcaataggcgtgtgtgatgcaggtgagttcgatGTCGACAAGACTGGAGGTGCTGGGCTCTGACTCATGTTTGTCAGGaacggatccaggaataaaagttgggggggggggggggcttgaactcaatatgataagttatatattatcaaaaaaaattacattatatcattcaacgaagttgtgccctacgagattttaaaacataaaattcatcaataatagaatttacatcaatatgtttagctaaatctcgttcaatatagagtgtccaacaatcggcaagaaagtcatcctccattttattgcgaagtgccgtcttcacatgcttcattgctgaaaaagcccgctcaatagtggcagtagacacaagtaatgtcaaaacaagatgaatcaatctagtcaacataacataaacacttgaccgtccactctcggtcaattgctgacacaactcaacaagtgtagaaacctttaaattctgcatcacatcaagtttataatgtatcaattcatactccaaagcaacaatttcttgatctgtgaaatctcaaggataaaacttcttcgcaagcttgcaaatatcatcattgttaaatgagtcaaatgaatttttaggatctaaagctgTACTAAGAGAAATAAGTTCcaccgatgactcattgaaccgagtatttaactccatcaaaatgaaatctattgctgcattaaaacatcaaagtggtaatgataGCGACTGTTATTAGCTGTACTAATAGCGACTGTTATTAGCGACTatttgaataaaccgtcgctagtagcgacggtgtaattaaaaccgtcgccgatctacatcggcgacggttttactaaaaccgtcggcaatattagcgacggttgttgaaaaaccgtcgctaaattattaaaaaataaaaaaaaagtgggctgggctacagcccagtaCAGCCCTAGAATACATCTGTCTCTGATATTTGTCACGCCCCACACCTGAGCTGTCGTGAGAGGCCAGCGTTGTTCTAAAATTAAACATTGGAAATAAAAAAcctgaaaattaaaaatttcagaaatcagtcaaatcaatgacAAAAACAATAAAATGTCAAACAAGCGCATgtgattataaaaaaaaaaaaaaaaaaaaactaaacaaCATCAATAAATGAATCTCCTTCACCAGCCCAAGAACTGAATTTTCTCGGCTTCTTCGATCTGAGTTGTCCAACATGATAGTaataacatatatacatatataaatattctGATTTTCTGGACAAATAGGTATCAAAATTATGCACTGAACAAACTATAAATTTCATGGATAACTGATATTAGTCATTTTCATTTTAATCCTATAAAGGGTGGGATAGGAATCAGGAgccttcaaaataaatattcataTCAATTGTTCAcaaactttttttttcaaatatacaGATTTCAAGAATCAGAGTACTTTAAATAGATCAAATACATGATAGTCACTATTAAATCAGACTGCATGAGTTAAAATAGAAAGCCCAGTTAAAGTAAAAAGTTTATTGAATTTCCGGTTGATGATTGACAAAAATCCGATCTTGCTACTGGAATGATGCTCGAGTAAGGCTATTCTTTGCTTGAATTTTTAGAGTGATTTGTTAAGAATTTTGTGTAACAATGGTTCATAAATTCGTgagctatttataggaaaaaaaTCTGACTGTTAGCCTCTTATTTACTATTGACTCATAAAATTTCAATCTGATCTTGAGTTTTTATTGACTCGTAAAATAACATATTGACTAAGAAATCTGTTATTTTAAGTCAGAAATCTGacttataaaattttgaattaataCTTCAGTTATAGGATTTGAAATTGATGTTGAATGTTGGGATGTCAAGCTGAAACTTGATGGCTGAAAATAGTTCGCTTAAATTCAGTATGCTAAAACAATTTGTTGAAATCAATGGATATGCTGAAATTGCCAAGTTTGTTATCAGATTCGCCGAAATTTTGGGTTTTCACACAGTTGGTAGTCAAACATCGCGGGACTCTTAAATGTCCAATCCCTTTGACAACTCTTTTCTCCCGCTGAAACCCATTCACACCTTTGTATGACTTTAGAACACTCTCTCTCATTTGCTTCTTCTTAATTTCAGAATCGTTATATTCAACCTCTTACTCTTCAACATTAGTTATTTTCTTGATATTCAACCTGTAACGTCTACTACTAAAATActgctagaatttttttttaaagctctCTTCGAAATAATCAAAGTCATGCATGAAATAAAAGCTATCAATCCATCATTTAAAAAGTACTTAGCTACTGAAAGAAAATACTGCAGTTaaataaaaatctaaatttatCAAATTCCTAAACTACTGTTTTAAAAGAACTTCAAAGCAATAATCGAATTAATGTCAAATCCTCAACATGTAAAACAATGCGAAACGTGAAAACATAATGTATCAACCCTGACTCATAAACATAAAATGCGGAAAAATGCAAGGTCCTCGGGTCAACGTGCACACACCCAGCTCCGCCTACTCAGTATTCAGCCACTCCAGTCTCCACATCATCATGCTCACCTCCATCATTCACACcttgtgagtctaaagacttaacATACCTGAATCgatataacaagtacatatacataacatgcaacagtgaaaataccgtaattaacatacatttcatgatcttaaaagtaTGAATTTAAACATAGCATATCAAAGCATAGCGTGTCCATAACATATATCATCGTATCAATatatacgtgttcatttttctttatttgaattcagatcattagatgtgactttcgtatcagctctagtcgatggatccatctatgtatAACTGCAGTACCCgacggcggggacatcaacgacaGTATTACCCCACTGAGCTTTGGCCTTACATGCTCATGTTCGTGTTCGTATTAATCACAACAAACTCCTatccttcaaaacatatcatcatattcatcacttctAAAAATAATGCATGTACGTaaatttccttaaaatcaagcatgcaacgtattttttgTATTTCCATAAAAagtcgattttttttaaaatacgtgattgattgattttattttatgcatgtGTTTGAGTATTTCCGAAaagagttttttttaaaaaatatttaaactagTTATTTTAAGCAGTAGACATTTCACTTTATGTTCAAaagtttatttaaaagttatgaAGATGttgatactaagagtttcaatagaCAATGTTAAGTTCTGCTGAAGTGGGTATTTACAGAAGCTGTCAATATCAAAGTTTTTTTAGTGGATATCTTCTGGAAACATAAGAAGTTGAGATATAAAAGGTTTTTATCCTTCGAACTTTCAGAAATAATCCTCAAATCTTATTTTTAGCCTTATCACTGTTTCATATGTTCATAGAGTTTTATTGCTCATTCTGCATTGCAATATGAATTGTGTGTTGGCCTTTGAAGAACGAGACCATACTTATGTTAACAACACCAATAGAAGTTACCATTTTTATTTGGAATAAAAAAATGATGTGTTTATTCAATCTCTTTCTAAAACACCTTCACCAATCCTAATATATCGATTAGACGAGACCCAGACATGAGGAGGTTATCGGTTGTTTATTTTGGATTTAAATTATGGTATTCAATTTGATTATAAGATAAttacttttatttgatattcAGATGTATTGTGGATTTATATaggatatgatatatgtttatttagCTTTTTAATTATGTATGCATTTGGTTTTAGTAGTAGCGCTCTAGGTAAAAGCGTTGATTTATATGTTGTACATGTTGTATCTTGACTCAAGGCCAATATAATTTACTAATGAATTTGTAATTAATTTGGCAAAACTTTAGAATAAATttgtgaaggcccgaaaatccttacttgaaaatttgcgaaaaattaaaaattttcttttttaaaaaaaaaataaatggagtgcctcattcataaaatcaactgataactcaagttcaatgtttaaaatatagcaTCGGAAAAATAATGTTTGTcaacaacaaaaatttaaaatttatccaacgactgataaaattgtttgcgaaaaaaataacaactgctgcactgaggtcctcgggtgccactactgccgacccaagctggctcactggtccccgccctcggccctggcctcatcagtacctacaacaatcaagtctagtgagcctaaagactcagcatgcatatatcgcaggtaacgagtaaaatctgaagtaaaatatgtatgggataaaatatcatgtcatgaggcatgctgaaataatctgtactgagcaattataatacgtgcataacttaactgaaaatcacagtaaaaatatttgctccttggagccctgtactgaaataactgttaaaattttctgttgagattatggtctacgcctgtggcccctgcactaagctgaactggtcggtaactggctaccggggagtataaaactgaactgatctggccggtcactggcgaccgggtggtaccaaactgaactgatcggtcactggcgaccgaataaaataatgctcccatcatagtgaattgaccacaagcaatatcgcataaatctcaaaataattattttctattttcatgcacgtaaaataattaactggcataatgaaaatatcatgtgtattttaccaactggattggattggatcgtccccaggctcactgcaacctaactgccatgaaaaatatgcaatatctTATACTTGACCgaactatgcaattaagtttgaaaatgcgacaattacgtctaacgacttcgtatttaatcattaCTCctaaccaacccgaaccaacactgaaccgatgtatagtcatgattaaaatacgcttaaaattatgaacttatgctcctaaaatgatgagggtcgaaatctaggtgaatggaggccaaaacagtgaaacgctctttcgagagtcaatttggcacatcacaccgtaaattctcgtacgacctcaaaaatgatccgaatcacaaacggtcaaaaacatgaccttcctaactcaatggggcactgtccagtccaaggccatagtctaaaagccgaccgagaactctaacgagcctccgaaccaacacagcaacttgctgtaatttTCCAGCAGCTGCAACCTTGCTTGCATCGCGTCGTTTGCGAGActtttggccattggggcttgaaccaccgaccaaagcCTCTCCACAacgtcccaaggaatgattcgaaccatgactaagggccctaggccagccacaatccgcaTCACACCATAACTCAACTGAAGGATCCAACCGAGAACTTGCGTGtatgcgtgtgtagtgttttgctttgatcgatgtctcgtgtcgttccagtggccatttgattgaccatggcacgatctagacatctaggggcatggtatgaaccgtggctaagggccataggccaaccaagatccacaccaaaccaACCAAACCCGAAGCACAAGTGCTGTCCAACCGAAGGGGCGAGAAGGGGAGGGGGCTGTTTTGATGTTTTGCAGtaaaaaccgatgagccatggaccaagccaccaaaagggcgacttagtcacgtcttagacttgATAGGagagtgatccaaccatggctataggcccttgggCAACCAAGATCAAATCCCTTCCCTTGGACAAAAATCTGAATTTTTGATGCTCAATATGACACTCATGGGGGATGTGCTGTCATTGACGAATTCTATTGTGTATGGGGCTGGAACCAACGTTCTATCAtgaccctaacatgtcctagtacatgtccaTATGCAGCTTTGAGCCCCTGGAACGATCCATCCCtgaaatcgaaacaaaacatACCCACACGTGAAGCATGAAAGTCgataaaaatctgtgcagaattttcgtTTCTTGTCTACTGAAATTTTCGGTTTTTACAATGATAAAacctgatcatgtactgaaaaataattaataatatgacttgattgaggtttgaaagaaatctaggCATGCTTGGTTGCGTTTCGAAATAAAgtgaacgaaacgacgacgacgcggcgcggaggagtggaGCAGCTTCTCTACCTTTCCttgctctcgatttttctctcctcttTCTAGCTATGAAACCCACGAAATTTCTCTCCAAAATCACTCTGAATTTCGAGACTAAGGGAGGAGGAATGGTGATTAAGA contains:
- the LOC140830991 gene encoding cysteine-rich receptor-like protein kinase 29 isoform X1; protein product: MGCERIWPLAFVLLFLANLLASAAGQSWCFHNGNYTNNSPYRSNLDALLSSLSTNVDDYGFYNASVGQNPDTVYASVLCRGDVQLNTCRYCTRDAATEIVRSCQNYKQAVQFNEFCTLRYYDESMFWIKDTPGKWFWFNAQNASAPQKFQRDVLNTLLLDLRGRAASGGSRQKVAAANTSTSNSQTIFALVQCTPPDLSFENCSSCLIDAALSVLDFCDGKKCCRVLTPICNIRYEVRPFYNVTRLQELETNESEATPSIMPSPVPSLPRPQGKKDDNRSRTIIVVTLVSIAASLTLAACSGILVMKWKKKKSKEELEIVQEISSSTESLHYDFGKIKAATDDFSDAKKLGKGGFGNVYLGNLPDGQELAVKRLSWDSKQGDVEFKNEVLLMAKLQHRNLVRLMGFSIQGREKLLVYEFVKNASLDRFIFDPVKRSDLGWDQRYKIIMGIAKGLLYLHEESRLKIIHRDLKASKVLLDGDMNPKIADFGLARLFLSDETEGNTSKIVGTYGYMAPEYAMHGEFSVKSDVFSFGVLVLEIMRGQKNNSIRNGENIEVPLKLEFKSLTGMEALEKRYNCGHDRSRAENQLWYCG
- the LOC140830991 gene encoding cysteine-rich receptor-like protein kinase 29 isoform X2; amino-acid sequence: MGCERIWPLAFVLLFLANLLASAAGQSWCFHNGNYTNNSPYRSNLDALLSSLSTNVDDYGFYNASVGQNPDTVYASVLCRGDVQLNTCRYCTRDAATEIVRSCQNYKQAVQFNEFCTLRYYDESMFWIKDTPGKWFWFNAQNASAPQKFQRDVLNTLLLDLRGRAASGGSRQKVAAANTSTSNSQTIFALVQCTPPDLSFENCSSCLIDAALSVLDFCDGKKCCRVLTPICNIRYEVRPFYNVTRLQELETNESEATPSIMPSPVPSLPRPQGKKDDNRSRTIIVVTLVSIAASLTLAACSGILVMKWKKKKSKEELEIVQEISSSTESLHYDFGKIKAATDDFSDAKKLGKGGFGNVYLGNLPDGQELAVKRLSWDSKQGDVEFKNEVLLMAKLQHRNLVRLMGFSIQGREKLLVYEFVKNASLDRFIFDPVKRSDLGWDQRYKIIMGIAKGLLYLHEESRLKIIHRDLKASKVLLDGDMNPKIADFGLARLFLSDETEGNTSKIVGTYGYMAPEYAMHGEFSVKSDVFSFGVLVLEIMRGQKNNSIRNGENIEVPLKLGMEALEKRYNCGHDRSRAENQLWYCG